From one Paludisphaera rhizosphaerae genomic stretch:
- a CDS encoding DUF1573 domain-containing protein: MRSMRFHRFCLAVLYAAAVPAVRAQSYDWLDSALPERSFDFGTVARGSQLRHAFPVVNRTDREIRILEWRTKCGCTDVKVGAKSIPPGTQTTVEVTVDTTRFLGHKPSGLTLIFESPSYVQVDLNTACYIRGDITVSPGQVDFGIVRRSGTPPTSTLTLTYAGGQPDWAVTAIETETDRIEARLQDAGRTVEGYAAYSLTTTLKANAPTGYFKDGITLITSRNERIPVSVVANIQSAVALTPSIINFGQVKPGESVSKTVLVRSDRPFSITSLATTRDDLQSDDQTKGAQAVHQVKLTFKAPESPGAFHSLMKVKTDIPDEPEAVLKAFATVSQ, encoded by the coding sequence ATGCGTTCGATGAGATTCCACCGGTTCTGCCTGGCCGTCCTGTACGCCGCGGCCGTCCCCGCCGTTCGCGCCCAGAGCTACGACTGGCTCGACTCGGCCCTTCCCGAGCGTTCGTTCGACTTCGGAACGGTCGCCCGAGGATCTCAACTTCGCCACGCTTTCCCCGTCGTCAATCGGACGGACCGAGAAATCCGGATCCTGGAGTGGCGGACCAAGTGCGGCTGCACCGACGTCAAGGTCGGCGCGAAGTCAATTCCTCCCGGCACTCAGACGACCGTTGAAGTCACCGTCGACACGACGCGGTTTCTTGGGCACAAGCCGTCCGGCCTGACCCTGATCTTTGAAAGCCCTTCGTACGTCCAGGTGGACCTTAACACCGCCTGTTACATCCGGGGCGACATCACCGTCAGTCCCGGTCAGGTCGATTTCGGCATCGTCCGCCGCTCGGGGACCCCTCCCACGTCCACACTGACGCTGACGTATGCCGGCGGGCAGCCCGACTGGGCCGTGACGGCGATCGAAACGGAAACAGACCGGATCGAGGCGAGGCTCCAGGATGCAGGCAGGACGGTCGAGGGCTATGCCGCCTACTCGCTGACGACGACCCTCAAGGCGAACGCCCCCACCGGGTATTTCAAGGACGGGATCACTCTGATCACCAGCAGAAACGAGAGGATCCCGGTCTCCGTCGTCGCCAACATCCAGAGCGCCGTGGCTCTCACTCCCTCGATCATCAACTTCGGCCAGGTGAAGCCCGGGGAAAGCGTCTCCAAGACGGTCCTGGTCCGGTCCGATCGACCTTTTTCCATCACGAGCCTGGCGACCACGAGGGACGACCTCCAGTCCGACGACCAGACCAAGGGAGCCCAGGCGGTCCATCAGGTCAAGCTGACGTTCAAGGCCCCCGAATCCCCCGGCGCATTCCACTCGCTGATGAAGGTCAAGACCGACATCCCCGACGAGCCGGAGGCCGTCCTCAAGGCCTTCGCGACCGTCAGCCAATGA
- a CDS encoding sulfatase-like hydrolase/transferase yields MSKARFWMGTWVVSLLFTGSAKSGEHRPNVVLIVADDLGWGDVGFNGRKEWSTPHLDRLAAQGLKLDRCYAAAPICAPSRGAFLTGKSPIHSGVARNSDDLPSAQTTIAEALKPVGYATGVFGKWHHGRPPAGERDYVHPLDQGFDAFFGYTDATAAWEKFPKQLWDGRRRVPVAGYADDLFTDRALDFLDRRREEPFFLYLAYIAPHFTVAAPAEEVEKHRGRVPEPTPGQEFGSHYAAMVTRLDTNVGRVLDRLDALGLREETLIVFTSDNGATFEAGNVGASAALDSNGPFRGQKRTLWEGGLRVPTVVRWPGRIAAGSASNEVFGLIDLLPTFAAAAGATVPPSWHVDGLDVLPVWLGKGSLPPRALFWKWRDEGSDQIAAMQGDLKLVVTRGGKPELYDVAHDPGERRDVSAQHPEYVEALKSSLDAWLPTAGTGAK; encoded by the coding sequence ATGAGCAAGGCACGATTCTGGATGGGAACCTGGGTGGTCAGCCTGTTGTTCACAGGCTCAGCGAAGTCTGGTGAGCATCGACCGAACGTCGTGCTGATCGTGGCCGACGACCTTGGCTGGGGGGATGTCGGATTCAACGGGCGGAAGGAGTGGTCCACGCCTCATCTCGATCGACTCGCCGCCCAGGGGTTGAAACTCGATCGATGCTACGCCGCTGCCCCAATCTGCGCTCCGAGCCGGGGAGCTTTCCTGACGGGCAAGTCGCCAATCCACTCCGGAGTCGCCAGGAACAGCGACGACCTCCCCTCGGCTCAAACCACGATCGCCGAGGCGTTGAAGCCGGTCGGCTACGCAACGGGCGTCTTCGGCAAGTGGCATCACGGCCGACCACCCGCAGGCGAACGCGACTATGTGCATCCTCTCGATCAGGGGTTCGATGCGTTCTTCGGCTATACCGACGCGACGGCCGCCTGGGAGAAATTCCCCAAGCAGCTCTGGGATGGCCGCCGTCGCGTTCCCGTCGCGGGGTACGCCGACGACCTCTTCACGGACCGCGCTCTCGATTTCCTGGATCGTCGTCGTGAGGAGCCGTTCTTCCTCTACCTCGCCTATATCGCTCCCCATTTCACGGTCGCCGCCCCTGCTGAAGAGGTTGAGAAGCACCGTGGACGGGTGCCGGAGCCGACGCCGGGCCAGGAGTTCGGTTCCCACTATGCCGCGATGGTGACCCGACTTGATACGAACGTGGGGCGGGTCCTCGATCGGCTCGACGCCCTGGGACTCCGCGAGGAGACGCTGATCGTCTTCACGAGCGATAACGGAGCCACCTTCGAAGCGGGGAACGTCGGGGCGAGTGCAGCGCTCGACAGCAACGGGCCTTTCCGCGGTCAAAAACGGACCCTGTGGGAAGGGGGCCTCCGGGTGCCGACCGTCGTGCGATGGCCGGGGCGAATCGCCGCGGGGAGCGCCTCCAACGAGGTTTTCGGACTCATCGACCTCCTGCCGACCTTCGCGGCGGCGGCGGGGGCGACCGTTCCGCCTTCATGGCATGTGGACGGCCTGGACGTGCTACCGGTCTGGCTCGGGAAGGGCTCTCTGCCGCCTCGAGCACTCTTCTGGAAGTGGCGTGACGAGGGCTCAGATCAGATCGCGGCGATGCAGGGCGACCTGAAGCTCGTCGTCACGCGCGGCGGCAAGCCCGAACTCTACGATGTGGCTCACGACCCAGGTGAACGACGGGACGTTTCGGCCCAGCACCCGGAATACGTCGAGGCTCTCAAGTCCAGCCTCGACGCCTGGCTGCCCACGGCCGGCACCGGAGCGAAGTGA
- a CDS encoding TIGR03067 domain-containing protein gives MTAAWAEAGEDGLVSGDLAKLQGKWETQAGASRELRVTLEFTGKQAHVVIHTPQGLKIKARGEIRIDESTSPKRVDWVGFSAGDFQAIPEIQGVYKLEGEALILCNGGFNGARPVDFAPGDGPLADVVAFRRSEPPRVADSNRP, from the coding sequence GTGACGGCAGCATGGGCCGAGGCCGGCGAGGACGGCCTGGTCTCCGGGGATCTAGCAAAGCTCCAGGGGAAGTGGGAGACTCAGGCGGGCGCTTCACGCGAGTTGCGCGTGACCCTTGAGTTCACGGGGAAACAGGCGCACGTCGTCATCCACACGCCTCAGGGCTTGAAGATCAAGGCGCGAGGGGAAATTAGAATCGACGAGTCCACATCGCCGAAGCGAGTGGACTGGGTGGGCTTCTCGGCTGGCGACTTTCAGGCGATCCCCGAGATTCAGGGGGTCTATAAGCTGGAAGGTGAAGCTCTCATCCTCTGCAACGGGGGCTTCAACGGGGCGCGCCCTGTCGACTTTGCGCCTGGGGACGGCCCCCTGGCCGACGTCGTCGCCTTTCGTCGATCCGAGCCTCCCCGAGTCGCCGATTCGAACAGGCCGTAA
- a CDS encoding TraR/DksA family transcriptional regulator, whose amino-acid sequence MARKDALLRLTSRLVARRDALRKALSGDLDGFRKFSETGGVGDNVDAAVDSANDEISSRLVEIESRELGQIEHALQRIAAGVYGRCEFCGGKISEPRLNALPYTNSCIDCQRENERLGQGGRGLETDSHRWAKVFSKPADDEAEAPINLSDFEMDFSDSAR is encoded by the coding sequence ATGGCCCGTAAAGACGCTCTGCTTCGCTTGACCTCTCGGTTGGTCGCACGACGGGACGCTCTCCGCAAGGCCCTCTCCGGGGACCTCGACGGTTTTCGTAAATTCTCCGAGACGGGCGGCGTGGGCGATAACGTCGACGCGGCGGTCGACTCGGCCAACGACGAGATCAGCTCCCGGCTAGTAGAAATCGAGAGTCGCGAACTAGGCCAGATCGAGCACGCCCTGCAGCGGATCGCCGCCGGGGTCTACGGTCGTTGCGAGTTCTGCGGCGGTAAGATTTCCGAGCCTCGTCTGAACGCTCTTCCCTATACGAACAGCTGCATTGATTGCCAGCGCGAGAACGAGCGGCTAGGGCAGGGGGGCCGCGGGCTGGAGACCGATTCCCACCGGTGGGCCAAGGTCTTCTCCAAGCCGGCCGATGACGAAGCCGAAGCCCCGATCAATCTCAGCGACTTCGAGATGGACTTCAGCGACTCCGCCCGCTGA
- a CDS encoding PilZ domain-containing protein, translating into MRELKRSTEEGVSSRPRRTGGPHISLERRLHPRLPAVDYRIWVGGWASARDFVTIAARVVNLSRGGSLILTNVPFAVGDDVWLRLGSPAYDGCVRAEVLDATPTSEGDHLVRLCFHEQCPDVFYEVVTIGLAFGDGEHGKASQGA; encoded by the coding sequence ATGCGTGAACTGAAAAGGTCGACCGAGGAAGGGGTCTCGTCACGTCCTCGACGGACCGGGGGACCCCACATCTCTCTGGAACGCCGGCTCCATCCCCGGCTGCCTGCGGTCGACTACAGAATCTGGGTCGGCGGTTGGGCGTCGGCGCGCGACTTCGTCACGATCGCCGCGCGCGTCGTCAACCTGAGCCGGGGCGGCTCACTGATTCTGACGAACGTCCCCTTCGCCGTCGGCGACGACGTTTGGCTGCGGCTCGGAAGTCCCGCCTACGACGGCTGCGTCCGGGCGGAAGTTCTCGATGCGACCCCAACGAGCGAAGGCGATCACCTCGTTCGTCTCTGTTTTCACGAGCAATGTCCGGACGTCTTCTACGAGGTGGTGACCATCGGGCTCGCCTTTGGAGACGGTGAGCATGGAAAGGCTTCGCAGGGGGCCTGA
- a CDS encoding glycosyltransferase — MSSQPLALAVADVSWFTTENLFRELNDPAISTLALRCMDYRNGWRKGIRPWSASCRRRQIGEQLWAKDVLLPPGWMKRFPQLGMRPISRAIQRFWNIRPEARRGLVVTYPHYRHLVDLARPEATLYYNMDDYALYWPGWAEPLRRLEHDLIERSAATVCVARAQAEAFRRAVPSAASRIHHIPHGTPAAFLASGPLHRPGPAPADVAALPRPLLGYVGSLEDRLDWPLLEELAATFPQASIVIIGRPPGPGVEPWREVCRRVIELPNVHVIGWRRQDELPAYYQSFDVNLIPYLVDHPFNLACSPTKIMDGMGATRPMVSTALPECLLYPHLFDVAESDQAFIAAVGRILAADSDDGRAALRREHAAANTCAKVAARVVAAMG, encoded by the coding sequence ATGAGTTCCCAGCCGCTCGCGCTGGCCGTCGCCGACGTCAGCTGGTTCACGACCGAAAACCTGTTCCGCGAGCTGAACGACCCGGCGATCTCGACCCTTGCCCTTCGCTGCATGGACTACCGCAACGGTTGGCGCAAGGGGATTCGCCCCTGGTCGGCGTCCTGTCGCAGGCGTCAGATTGGTGAGCAGTTGTGGGCGAAGGACGTTCTGCTCCCTCCCGGCTGGATGAAGCGGTTCCCCCAGTTGGGGATGCGGCCGATCTCACGCGCGATCCAGCGATTCTGGAACATCCGCCCGGAAGCCCGTCGCGGGCTGGTCGTGACGTACCCTCATTACCGTCATCTGGTCGACCTGGCCCGACCCGAGGCGACCCTTTACTACAACATGGATGACTACGCCCTCTACTGGCCGGGATGGGCGGAGCCGCTTCGACGACTGGAACACGACCTGATTGAGCGGTCGGCGGCGACCGTCTGCGTGGCGCGTGCTCAGGCCGAGGCGTTTCGGCGTGCGGTTCCCTCCGCCGCCTCTCGGATCCACCACATCCCCCACGGAACGCCCGCCGCGTTCCTGGCGAGCGGCCCCCTGCACCGGCCAGGCCCGGCCCCGGCCGACGTCGCCGCACTCCCTCGCCCGCTGCTAGGCTACGTCGGCTCGCTGGAGGATCGGCTCGACTGGCCGTTGCTTGAGGAACTCGCCGCAACCTTCCCTCAGGCGTCGATCGTGATCATCGGCCGGCCGCCGGGTCCGGGAGTCGAGCCCTGGCGTGAAGTCTGCCGACGCGTCATCGAACTCCCGAACGTTCATGTGATAGGATGGCGGCGGCAGGACGAGCTGCCGGCCTACTATCAGTCGTTCGATGTCAACCTGATCCCCTACCTCGTCGACCACCCGTTCAATCTGGCGTGTTCGCCGACGAAGATCATGGACGGCATGGGAGCGACGCGGCCGATGGTCTCGACGGCCTTGCCCGAATGCCTTCTTTACCCCCACCTGTTCGACGTGGCCGAATCCGACCAGGCGTTCATCGCGGCGGTCGGCCGGATCCTCGCGGCCGACTCGGACGACGGCCGAGCCGCCTTGCGCCGCGAGCACGCCGCGGCGAACACCTGCGCGAAGGTGGCCGCCAGAGTCGTCGCCGCGATGGGCTGA
- a CDS encoding STAS domain-containing protein, which yields MLKPSVQVHDVDGILLAEFWDCLRLDPAPTLELREHYDRHLKANRRPFVLIDLSGVGFAGSSALGNFVALQRTARQNGGRVVFCQVDPTVAEVFRASNLDRLFEFVADREAGLAAIARGEPTTDAKAAEVASAPTTRPAGSDPLSRLRRRRSTPETE from the coding sequence ATGCTGAAGCCTTCCGTCCAGGTCCACGACGTCGACGGGATCTTGCTGGCCGAATTCTGGGACTGCCTCCGGCTTGATCCGGCTCCCACGCTTGAACTGCGCGAACATTATGATCGACATCTCAAGGCGAATCGACGCCCGTTCGTGTTGATCGACCTGTCGGGTGTAGGGTTCGCAGGCTCGTCGGCGCTCGGGAATTTCGTGGCACTGCAACGAACCGCCAGGCAGAATGGTGGCCGAGTGGTCTTCTGCCAGGTCGATCCGACGGTCGCTGAGGTCTTTCGGGCCAGCAACCTTGACCGGTTGTTCGAGTTCGTCGCAGACCGAGAGGCCGGTCTCGCCGCCATCGCCCGAGGCGAGCCGACGACGGACGCCAAGGCGGCGGAAGTCGCCTCCGCCCCCACGACCCGGCCGGCCGGCTCCGATCCCCTCAGCCGCCTCCGCCGCAGGCGGTCGACACCCGAAACCGAATGA
- a CDS encoding RNA recognition motif domain-containing protein, with product MGKKLYVGNLAYGVTSAELEQMFSQFGTVQSAQVITDRETGRSKGFGFVEMDTDAEAQDAIRALHDQENGGRRLTVNEARPREPRPGGGGGGYGGGGGYGGGGSRGGGGGYGGGGGGYGGGGYGGGRGGRDRY from the coding sequence TTGGGCAAGAAATTGTACGTCGGGAACCTCGCCTACGGGGTCACCAGTGCTGAGCTGGAGCAGATGTTCTCCCAGTTCGGGACGGTCCAGAGCGCCCAGGTGATCACGGACCGCGAGACCGGTCGCAGCAAGGGATTCGGCTTCGTCGAGATGGACACGGACGCCGAAGCTCAGGATGCGATCCGGGCACTGCACGACCAGGAGAACGGCGGCCGGCGTCTCACGGTGAACGAGGCTCGTCCTCGTGAGCCCCGACCCGGTGGCGGCGGCGGCGGCTACGGTGGCGGCGGCGGCTACGGCGGCGGCGGCTCCCGTGGCGGCGGCGGCGGCTACGGTGGCGGCGGCGGCGGCTACGGTGGCGGCGGCTACGGCGGCGGCCGTGGCGGTCGCGACCGCTATTGA
- a CDS encoding STAS domain-containing protein: MPPADRISMSEVDGVKVVRFHDRQLFDERTVREVADQIAAKLPNDGKPIRLVLDFSEVGLISSTLLSKLILLQRRVDGSHGKLRLCELSPVLQQVFRTSNLDRLFGIDRDQRSAMEVLRV, from the coding sequence ATGCCCCCAGCAGACCGGATCAGCATGTCGGAGGTCGACGGGGTCAAGGTCGTCCGCTTTCACGACCGCCAACTGTTCGACGAACGGACCGTTCGCGAAGTCGCCGACCAGATCGCCGCCAAACTCCCCAACGACGGCAAGCCGATCCGTCTGGTGCTTGACTTCAGTGAAGTCGGCCTCATCTCCAGCACCCTTCTGAGCAAGCTCATCCTGCTGCAACGCCGGGTCGACGGCTCGCACGGCAAACTCCGGCTCTGCGAGCTTTCTCCCGTCCTCCAGCAAGTCTTCCGCACCTCCAACCTCGACCGCCTCTTCGGAATCGACCGCGATCAGAGGTCGGCCATGGAAGTGCTCCGAGTCTGA
- the mobA gene encoding molybdenum cofactor guanylyltransferase gives MPEIAAIILAGGQSRRMGRSKADLPMGSESLLQRAVRLLSPVTSPVIISAAPDQIVPNLPADVVISRDTEAGWGPLHGFVTGLRAVPKRTELAYLSAVDAPFFSPAWLELLASRIGDQEAVAGIVDGRPSPIAALYRCSPVRAAAEELLAAGTRRLSAVLSAVRCKLIPEHELRHVDPTLSTILNLNTPGEYHQACQRLETGLANPSKRE, from the coding sequence ATGCCCGAGATCGCGGCGATCATCCTCGCCGGCGGCCAGAGTCGACGCATGGGGAGGTCGAAGGCCGACCTTCCGATGGGGAGCGAATCACTTCTGCAACGCGCGGTGCGACTGCTCTCGCCCGTAACATCGCCGGTCATCATCTCGGCCGCTCCCGATCAGATCGTGCCGAACCTCCCGGCCGATGTCGTCATCTCGCGAGACACCGAGGCCGGGTGGGGACCGCTTCACGGATTCGTCACGGGGCTCCGGGCCGTCCCAAAGAGGACGGAACTGGCTTACCTTAGCGCTGTCGACGCACCTTTCTTTTCGCCAGCGTGGCTGGAGTTGCTGGCATCGAGGATCGGCGATCAAGAAGCGGTCGCCGGGATCGTCGACGGCCGTCCCAGCCCCATCGCGGCGCTCTACCGCTGCTCTCCCGTGAGGGCGGCGGCCGAGGAATTGCTCGCCGCAGGCACCCGACGGCTCTCGGCGGTTCTCTCCGCGGTGCGATGCAAACTTATCCCTGAACACGAGTTGCGACACGTAGACCCAACGCTCTCGACGATTCTGAACCTCAATACGCCGGGGGAGTACCATCAGGCCTGTCAACGGTTGGAAACCGGTCTCGCGAATCCCTCAAAACGCGAATGA